The following nucleotide sequence is from Acyrthosiphon pisum isolate AL4f chromosome A2, pea_aphid_22Mar2018_4r6ur, whole genome shotgun sequence.
gatttttttattagtaatatctACATCGTGATTGTAATCAACGatgttgattttatatttaattgtttcttaTATTGCACTTTATTTCAGTCTTCTGTGTCTTTTTAGTACTTTCCCCACAAatgattataacaaatattgttatcCATCAGTTGCGTaggatacattttaatttattggatTAATGTAGCAACTCCCTAATCAATGTTTTAAACAAGTTTGAAAGGCTACACTTAGAAAAAAAGttgtaataagttatttttctaagtattatatttctaagtatattattaaaatttctcTACTATAATCatgttaaatacaaattttaagtttagttaatatatctatagttaataaatatgggttattgtaatttaaaatgtaatatttagtaCTCTGTTTGAGATTTAAGTTATTTGCCTATTACCTAGAAATcattttatgatacattttcTTTATGTTTATCTAAGATGATTATTTTCTCAGATGATTATATGCAAAGAAAATGAAGAATTTTTACTGTCTGATGAAGATGAGAAagcaaaagtttttaaaaaaaaagaacctaacaaagttgataaaaaatatttgtggcCACATGGTGTAACACcaccattaaaaaatgtacgaaaACGAAGATTTCGTAAAAcacttagaaaaaaatatgttgaagcTCCAGAAATTGAAAAAGAGGTTttgctaaattaatttttattgaaaagttgttttatatattgtctaatattatattgtcttaggttaaatatcttttaaaaagtGATAGTGAAGCCCTAAGTGTAAAATGGGAAGTAGTATCCGAAACAGAGGTtcaaaacaatagaaaaattaaagaagaacCTTTTATGCAAGGTGAAATGCATAATGATCTAAAGCAAGACATTGGTATTgtttatagttttcataatttttaatttacaattttactcGTTGAATACAATATTCTCGGGGTAGTCAATTCATTTACTTTATTTGTTAACTTCATGTtactgttaatttatatttttttctattagctGAAAGAGATATTTTTGGTGAAGCTCTTAGTGATTCAGATGAAGAAGCTgggaacataaatataatggaTATGGATGAAGATATGAGTAATGACGATAGTCGTTTCTCTGATACTAATTCATTAatggtaaattttaattaaattatcattaacactGGTGATTGGAGAAGTTTTTTTACTGTATAGTAGGTTTTGGTGTACTTGGTCATTGAGTTAGTCACCGTAGTGCatgtaataaatttgaattcaatgataattcaTTACATATGAAAAACAATACTGAGTAGAGTCTGTATGTTACTATACTCTATTGACATTAAGAAGATGccacacccacatgtgttgtctccgtcttacaatcTTACAGATGTACATCATAGAAAAAACTCTAGCGTGGGAAACTGAGAAGGCTTCAGTCGTAACTAAGAACCAACATTTTTACCACAATAAAAGGAAAATCATGGCTgtgcaatattgtttttttttttttatatatcagaacttcaaaaaaagttattaaagtttgaaaaacaaaaacaataatggattttgaaacaataagaatttttttcgtataagtgatatcaaaataaaaatgatattgcacatccaaagttctcctttttatgtggtgaaaattttgtttcttagtTATTTCTTAGAAACTGTAGCATTATTGGTTCTTTCCCGTGCAAAACAGTTTGTTATGCTGTACATTTGAAAAATGGCAacaacacatgcgagtgtaGCATCCTATTAAGGGCAACACAAATTCCCTCCCATCACCACCCTGAATCAATCATTTGTGTGGTTATGTCACGTCCCTGTGAACAAACCAGCCGCCGTGGTTCATTCTTTATGTGAATGGAGTATATTTAACCCTTATTTCTacccatattttatatttatagtagtaatttatttttctataagtaGTATGGCATGTTgataaaatttttccaaaaaccttgtatataatattatattattaaatcatatattaatgCCATGAACTTAAAAGCCTATACTAATGTACTGTAGAATGGTGTGAATAGGTTtgtggtataattattttaaaattagtctataatatttttaaaattgcattgtgtatagaaataataatataggtatttaatggtaaaaagtttcaattctcaatgataaatattttttggattacTACTTAATAACTAACACAATTGGTAGAggattaaatgttatttttcatttaatatccAAATGTAATCAAGtgttttcaacatatttaacTGCTATAAGATAAATTTTTGAGGGACCTTGTATAAACGTTTTGACCAagcttaaaatttttatcagcatacattgtaaatataacagaaaaaaaacaatttcaaacatctataaataatacaaaaagtaGCAGAATTACagtataatttctaaattttattataattatttggtagAGTACTAGTGATTTTTATTCTAAACCCttatcaactagatccaattttataACGAAAATTACTCACAAAGTTGATGGCtaccatttttattgtttaaaaaagagTAAACACACATaaagttaaacaaattattgtaaaccaatatattatcgtttcgcttagtctaaaatatatttcctaTTTTAGGAAGAAAAACCTTCGATCTCTGGATCCCAAAAGCTCGTTACAGAGTTTACTAAAGAAATGTTTATTTCTGATGATAATTCCCATCATGGAATAAAAAAAGAAGATGGAATAGATTCCACATTTGATGAAAGTATGGGTTATAGAGATGATATAGGTGAGGATCTTAAGTCTGAATTAGAACTTAGTGATGAAAGTAAACCTGGTGATACACCTGTTTTATCAACATTGGTTCCATTAGAAGCTGGAAATGTGTCTGCtggtaagttattaaaaaaatataactgatcccaaatatatatatatattggtatatatattataattatcaaactgaatttattttagacgacataaaacataaaattgatcAGTTGCATCAAGAAATTGAAGAACTTAAAGAACGTAAAAGACAACAAGATTTGGAAATtgcaaatattgaaaatataaatttaagagaacgttttattagtatatctaataatttactTACTGAGCAACTAGAAAAAGAACAacaggtatactatattttttctcAGAATATTAGTTTGATTATAATAGTACGTTTGaagtctaatattttaatttttatgaacttaCTAATCTATTGTTTTGACTAATTTGTTATAGATTCAAGAACTTCAATCATTTCtgctttaattttgtaaaataattttaattttgactatgggcaataattttactattgtaatattatttatttttagaagggtctttaatgttataatttaattataaataaccatttttaaatcttgataaaatctgtttatattcttatttcatGAAGTTCTATTATTGAATAGCTTCTTCAATCAAGCCAACCATGATCTATTATGTATCCCTCCATTAtgcttattgtaaatatattttatacatattgtacaaattaaatacatatgacaatgattaatattgatattttgttcatcctcaataaattaaactttttataaataaacactcggaaatttaatttttttttatacttatataaatgttatcaataattaaattatttatgagttCAAATTTACTAATGGCACAGCAGTTGAAGAaatgaccaataaaaaaaattaatttctgtattttttatactttagtaATATCACAGTAGAGGTTTTAAGGGGAGGGGGGCTAAAACAGGCAATATTGGTACTTACtatggatatattatgtattattatatatgtaatttaaaacctGCAGGGCTGTATCATTTTACACATTGGGTTcctttaagtttaaatttaagtgtAAATGTGTCCACTGTATTGTTTAACACatactgtaattcaaaaaataaattactcatgcccatatgcatagtcaatttatgCGTCACATAAAATGACTATTATATTCATACGgatatcaaacatttaaaaattataaaaaaactactaTTTTTCCACTTATAAGtggtgaatattatatacatataaaataagatttgtattttacaactaggttattcaaaatattatatattaattattaacatcagTGAAAACTGTATGAATTATGGTATATACATAATTCCCAAAGTCCATAttcttattacttttaaaattaaaacttatctcgtaagttattaataaaaataaaattttagtctGATAGGTGCTTCTAAGGTTAATAATTTGGtatatgtagatatatttttacaatattgtcacAATGAAGTAACTAATAAGATTAATGGCTTGGAGCGGACTGGCTACTTTTAGTCcagggtgcaaaattaattagatgcctgtaattttttttttaactcactAAAATTAGGAAAGAGTTTTACATTACAATAAGAGTTAAATTTAAGAAAGGGCCTGAAAATAGTAATCAGGGCCTGTATTATAAATACGAATGAGGGCCTAGtttatagcaccctgggccagtctgCCCCTGTTAATGGCTAATGTAGGTTATATGATTTTGAatcatttgaatatatttcgaaattataggtacatatcaaatgtaaaaaaaaaatgtgtgatgaTTATGCCCCTCTCCAAAAAATCAAACCCTAGAACCGCCACTGTAGTATTTAGCATTTTAAaggccagttgtaccgtctacggttaCACTTCAATTACGCTTAATGAGCTGATATCAGATTTTATGACCGGACAAATTCGGCCATTTAAACTtaggttaactttaatcagagatgaTACAACTGACCCtagagttaaaatatattttatttattttgttaatttaaccacaagctaaaatattatttttatacgttaCATAAAGTTGACTCAAATCTAATGGAAAACATTGTGACACACTTTATACTATTACATCGCTATTGTTACATTTggcttgtaatttgtatgttatagagtatagacataggtatacatttttttaatcttagtCAAGATAAGGTTGTTTAATATTGGTTGCATATTTGGTAAAAGCAGTGTTGGTAGaacagtaatttttattttattttttagttcaatcaattatcataatattatatttacaagtactaaattgtttgattttaaacCTACATAATGTTacgttttcaatttaattttcattccGTCGATTCTTGTTGAACTATTTCTTTATTTTCGGTATCTGAAATGTTTGAGTCTACAACAGCAGCTTCCTGTTCGGCCTGTTTTTGAGACGAATCTTCAATAAATTTTTGCATTGATTGTTGCTGATGCTCAATAAATGCTTGCATACATTTTTGATCAACAAACTTAGATTTCTGGACACAATTACTTGCACATAatgcctataaatatttaaataatcttagattacctatacaaattaatcACAACaacaattatcaattatattatgctaaccTCTTCACCAGTCAACCTGCTTTGTGATAATGTATAGACACATTGCGAAAAACAATCAtctgttattttgttatagttttgtaaaaattctttAATCTGAAAACgaacataaataggtattacacaaaatatttaaagaatcaAAGTTACAGAAATTAATtacgtacattttttaactgaacTTCTTCGTCCATCTTAAATGtccgatatatatattatttttacaagttaatttattgtttcctttttactattttaagtccaaaacatattattctattttcttTAAGTTAATAATCGAAATCGGACTTAAACgtataactattaagtattaacttcgATCGATCGAAGGCTTTCGCCTTGCTATTtcagaattgaaaatttaaaagatcacttatcaattcttatttttttgataattatcaaACTCGTGTTTTTCGTTAGTAacttttagttatttgttatcAACTTCTCAATTAAATCGATATTAGTTTGTTCCTAACATCACAACTGTCAATTTGGAAAATCTGGATggaaaattgattatttttacatttctagTTTTCCATTTCCTTAAATTGGTAAGTAACTTTAGTTCttgattatactattatagtattaaatctAATACTGAAGATGAaccattaataatcattaaaaaaaaaatgaatagcttGATGATAGGTATTCCTACCTGTACGATTCACTTAATTTTGCaggtaattttgtttgtttatttttctataaaaaaaagtatgtataaAGTTTACGTGTttctatctttaatcgtgatgtAAACACAGTTTACCCGTCTCATTCTCTTATGATTTAGTATTATCAGTTAGTAGTTACCACTAAATATTTAAGGTTTGAtgatgtttaaatgtatattaaaatttaaaaacattttaaatgttcggtggattcagtattttattatctaaattaacaaacaaattacatgtttaatattattagaaataattgactttcaatatatatttaaacttaaaagtttagaattataaaaaatattatctatacaataaaataacaaaacatattttattcaaaaattggttaccttttattgtttaatgtttttgaattctatatttttaattaatttatgctgttatttatttaaaacatttatttttaatgggttaatattttttatacccaattaattttgtaatgtcAGTTTTATGatgtacattttagtttttaatttgtgtattttatttatagacttGGTTTATGGAAGACATGTGTATACTGTGTACTCGTACTCTTTTTCATATCTATGTCTAATTTACTTTAAACTAGAATTAACCATTTTGACAGCACAATATTTAAACcagatttaaatatataacccatattatattgtaaatcatgattaattttaactacaatTAAATAGTAAAGGATAACTAACCACATTccacaaattttaatttacactcaATACACCATAtctataggtagtacctatcatataattttagtatgtaGTGctacaaaatcatattatctAAGTACATACTAAATAATTGAGTCATCGTGTAAACTGCGATATACTCaattgtgtgtattataattataataatgtataatattttagtttaatagtttattgttcATGGTTATCAGTTAAAACTTATCATTATAGCCCATGAATTTATGGTCTCAACTATtattaccacagaatagatgaaatttcatctattccGTGTTATTACTCTATGGAGCGTCTCAATATTcatctttattaaattaaaataatatttgtctatCACAGAGTTTTtctatggttattattattattgtttttaggtaattgtgataaattatcaataaaacaatTCAGTAATTAAAATGTCACGAATTACTATCTCTGGTGATCCTACAGTACATGAATATATAAACAGAAATGCAGAAACGGATAATATGCATCCTGCAATATTAAGATCAGAAATTGAAGCAAGACCTCTAAGACCGAGAACATATGTTCCTAATTCATTGCCTCTTACCAATACCGCTGGtaagtcacaattttttacaattaacaatgtttttgttaatttttaattttttttaagctcctCGAGGTTATACACCAAGCCCTACCCAAAATGGTGAAATTCCACATCAAAAATTTCCTTCATCTAAAattgatgttattaaaaattggagTGTATCAACATATAAATGTACTAAACAATTAATCAATGAAAAACTGGGAAAATCATCTAAAACagttgatataggtattattgtaaactattggtactttaaatgtttaagttagaaatatttaattaaatcattttagaatTGGAGACTGAAATTGAGCAATTGAgagaaacacaaaaaaaatatggaaatattttgaaattagcTAAAAGCATGGCGACAcaatttcaatgttttattttaacccAAGTAAGAATTAGATGAAAATTGTATCACCTAATATAACCGCCtaactaatatattaacaaaatattaaaaaactaagcaattaattaaaaataaggaataagtactataattaagaaaatattacttatagttataatggtatattgtatactaaaacCATTTCAACTTCTTTCTAAAACTTAACATTTTGGGGTGGGCAATGTCATAATTTTAGACCAAAACTAAAACTAGTGAGATAgactgaataaataaattatcactataattaatatttttaaaatcataaaattttaaattcctaaattatttttcttactatgtgaattttttgataaatttatttttatttctataaagcAATCACTTGGGGAAGCATTTGCTGAATTGGGCCAAAAATCACCAGAACTACAACAAGAATTTGTGCAGAATTCAGAAActcaaaaatgtttatcaaaaaatggAGAAAGTCTTTTGAATGcgctcaatttttttgtttcatcagtcaacactttgtgtaataaaacTATTGAAGATACATTAATTACCATAAAACAGTATGAATGTGCAAGgtaaataaaaactgtactaGTTTTTAATCGCTCTGCTTGGcatatgaacatatttttatctccATGCCACTACAATTGTTATCTTCTTCAATGTTATCTTCTTGTTTCccttataattgatatattgcACATAATACTCATCAAAAACTAATGTATACTTGCCACGGAATAATAACGTACCTGGGTGGCAAACGAAAACaggcttataattataattatatgtttataactatGACAATGGTGCGGCTGGGGAACTGGTCGCCTCCTGCGTGACGAAATACGTTCTTATTCCATGACGAGTATATTTATTTGATGGTTCTTGAGAcatttatactattactatagaGCAGTGTTATTTATAAGACCGCGACCCAAATTTCTCTCTGAAAATTCATCACAACCCACATGGTTTATTTacgagattaaaaattagttctaaaaataaaatttgattactattattataacttattacttaattgatttataaattataatgaatacatttcttagattctatataattttaaaaatttctcgCAACCCACCAATAATTAACTCACGACCCACAGTCTGTGAAACACTGCTATAGAGTATAGGCACTAttggtattaataatttattggtcaattattacataattgacTATAGAACCTGCAAAATATCACATACGTTTTTAacgatattatacaatgtatgcGATGGGTGAAATTAAATGGGGACAATAATAGGTGGCAAggtgatacaattattttcatgtgCCGGAAAATAACAAaccagtaatatatatttttttgattattttcacatttgaaaattcaaaatattaattgtttttcagAATTGAATATGATGCTTATCGTTCAG
It contains:
- the LOC100159451 gene encoding arfaptin-2; this translates as MSRITISGDPTVHEYINRNAETDNMHPAILRSEIEARPLRPRTYVPNSLPLTNTAAPRGYTPSPTQNGEIPHQKFPSSKIDVIKNWSVSTYKCTKQLINEKLGKSSKTVDIELETEIEQLRETQKKYGNILKLAKSMATQFQCFILTQQSLGEAFAELGQKSPELQQEFVQNSETQKCLSKNGESLLNALNFFVSSVNTLCNKTIEDTLITIKQYECARIEYDAYRSDLEMLAQMPRTDSNTVRVGDAQQNYQQHKEEFEKLRSDVIVKLKFLDENRVKVMHKQLLMFHNATLAYFSNNHQALETTLKQFNVKPKSPTASSVAASWLEK
- the LOC100162191 gene encoding transcription initiation factor TFIID subunit 7; translated protein: MEQKSDQTIELETEVILRVPSEAAATLRELIKKDAKEQISIKLENDIRKGEVIIGNHHLFAKVVDLPTIIEGQKTIDNKTVYKTADICQMIICKENEEFLLSDEDEKAKVFKKKEPNKVDKKYLWPHGVTPPLKNVRKRRFRKTLRKKYVEAPEIEKEVKYLLKSDSEALSVKWEVVSETEVQNNRKIKEEPFMQGEMHNDLKQDIAERDIFGEALSDSDEEAGNINIMDMDEDMSNDDSRFSDTNSLMEEKPSISGSQKLVTEFTKEMFISDDNSHHGIKKEDGIDSTFDESMGYRDDIGEDLKSELELSDESKPGDTPVLSTLVPLEAGNVSADDIKHKIDQLHQEIEELKERKRQQDLEIANIENINLRERFISISNNLLTEQLEKEQQIQELQSFLL
- the Tim9b gene encoding mitochondrial import inner membrane translocase subunit Tim9 B, whose translation is MDEEVQLKNIKEFLQNYNKITDDCFSQCVYTLSQSRLTGEEALCASNCVQKSKFVDQKCMQAFIEHQQQSMQKFIEDSSQKQAEQEAAVVDSNISDTENKEIVQQESTE